In Weissella tructae, the DNA window TGAACAACGTGGGCCACGAAATCATGTGAATGCATATAAAGGACGCCATATTTTATTTGGTATCGTTATTATCGCGGTCGTATTGATGTTCCTATTTGGTATCCGTGCGTATTTTAATGCGCAATCAGCAGTTAACAGGGCCTACGAGGCAACAGAAATGAAGAAAGATAGAGATGTATCTTCTTTACTAAAGAAGGGCGAACCTTTTTCTGTGCTGTTACTGGGGACTGACACAGGTGAATTAGGGCGTAAATATAAAGGACGTACTGATTCTTTGATGATTGCAACGGTTAACCCTAAAAAAGAGACAACGACAATTGTTTCTATCCCACGTGATACGATTATCGCGCCGGTCGGATACGAAGAATATTTTCCATTGAAAATGAATGCAGCGTATGAAGTTGGATCTGCTAAGACATCCATGGAAACGGTGCAATCATGGCTAAATGTACCTGTTGATGCGTATATTTTAGTGAATATGGGTGGATTAGAAAAAATTGTTGATGAATTAGGTGGTATTAAAGTCGCTTCTCCATTAACGTTTAAATATAATCCAGATACTGCTAAAGAAGACAAAGGTAATTTGTACTCGTTTACAAAGGGCGAAACGACTTTTCAACATGCGGGTAAAGACGATGTGATGAAGACGTACCATGAAATGGACGGAGCTGCTGCACTAGCCTTTTCACGGATGCGTTATCAAGATCCAACGGGTGACTATGGACGTCAACAACGTCAACGAATGGTGCTAGAGGAGATTGCTAAAACAGCGGTGACAAATCCAATCGCATTGACGAGTAAGTCAACGTTAGCTGTCATTGGTGACTCAACGAAGACGGACTTATCATTTGGGGATATTCAGCGTATTGCTGGAAATTATGTAGGCGCAGCGAAAAACATTAAGACTGACAATTTCACTGGGCAAGAATACAATAATCTGCCTTCAGGGTCATCTGAATTTATTGGACCGATTGAAAAGCAACGTATTACTAATGTTCTTCGAGCACAACTAGAACTACCAGTTGAAGATAGTGGTCCGCTATATGGTGGAAACGTGACAGCTGATCAAATTAATGCTTACCAATTGCCATTACCTTAAATGCAAGGCATATATGGTTAATACATGTATATACAAAAAGATGACCGTACTGATTCCAGTACGGTCATCTTTTTTAATTCGTGTATAGGATATACCGATTAATCTTCGCGGTATTCACCTTCACGAATGTTATCATCTTCGGATTGGTAATATGATGGGCGTGTAGGTAAAATGATTGCCGCGATGATATAGAAGATCGTCAAAGGGACAAACCAAGATAATAGCAATAGAGCCACGAAAATTAATCGTGTAATATTGGGGTCGATCTTGAAGTAATCAGCGATACCTCCAAGGACACCGGCCAATACGCGGTCGTTTGATTTATATAATTTCTTGTTCATGAAGATACTCCTTATTATTTACTAGTGTATAAAGAAGTATACTATACGAAAAATAATAATGCAAGTCATATAGCTGTTTTTTAAAAAGGACTAAAGCTGGCAAGTTTTTACGGCAATTACGTGCGATTTCTGATAAGGTAAATAAAGAAGTTATAAATAGAGGAGTTAACTATGTTATTCGAATTATTGAAATCAATGATTATTGGGATCGTTGAAGGAATCACAGAATTTTTGCCGATTTCATCAACAGGTCACATTATTATTACACAAACGTTTTTGAAGATTCCTGGTGGAGATTTGTGGACAAGTTCATTCGCCCACATGTATGAATATGTTATCCAATTAGGTGCTATTATGGCGGTTATTCAACTGTACTTCCATAAGTTGAATCCATTTTCACCAACTAAGTCAACCGTAGAACGTAAGCAAACTTGGACACTCTGGTTCAAAGTTGCCGTAGGTGTGCTACCTGCGGTTGTAATTGGTTTCTTATTAAACGATTACATGCAAGATAACATCTGGATTGTTGCAGCAATGTTGATTCTTTACGGTATTTTGTTCATCGTTATTGAAAATTACTTGAAGAATAAGCAACCAGTTGTGACAGACATTAATCAACTAACTTACCAACTAGCAT includes these proteins:
- a CDS encoding PspC domain-containing protein is translated as MNKKLYKSNDRVLAGVLGGIADYFKIDPNITRLIFVALLLLSWFVPLTIFYIIAAIILPTRPSYYQSEDDNIREGEYRED
- a CDS encoding LCP family protein, whose translation is MQNHPEQDNQRVSRVEQRGPRNHVNAYKGRHILFGIVIIAVVLMFLFGIRAYFNAQSAVNRAYEATEMKKDRDVSSLLKKGEPFSVLLLGTDTGELGRKYKGRTDSLMIATVNPKKETTTIVSIPRDTIIAPVGYEEYFPLKMNAAYEVGSAKTSMETVQSWLNVPVDAYILVNMGGLEKIVDELGGIKVASPLTFKYNPDTAKEDKGNLYSFTKGETTFQHAGKDDVMKTYHEMDGAAALAFSRMRYQDPTGDYGRQQRQRMVLEEIAKTAVTNPIALTSKSTLAVIGDSTKTDLSFGDIQRIAGNYVGAAKNIKTDNFTGQEYNNLPSGSSEFIGPIEKQRITNVLRAQLELPVEDSGPLYGGNVTADQINAYQLPLP
- a CDS encoding undecaprenyl-diphosphate phosphatase, translating into MLFELLKSMIIGIVEGITEFLPISSTGHIIITQTFLKIPGGDLWTSSFAHMYEYVIQLGAIMAVIQLYFHKLNPFSPTKSTVERKQTWTLWFKVAVGVLPAVVIGFLLNDYMQDNIWIVAAMLILYGILFIVIENYLKNKQPVVTDINQLTYQLALWIGFFQVLAIIPGTSRSGATILGALLLGASRLVAAEFSFFMSIPVMFGVTILKVGSYLKDGGTFTSSQAWVLAVGFIVSWIVAYVAIKFLLDYIKNNDFKIFGYYRIALGLFVILLGAIGILH